Below is a genomic region from candidate division KSB1 bacterium.
GCTCTCGATGGGGTCAAACCGCCACCTGCGGACTGCGTTCACCAGCTCGTTGATGAACTCTCGGTCGGTGATGGTACTCTCCACCACTTCTACCTTGCTCACTAAGCCGCTGGCCGTGATGGTGATATCCAGGCTGACCTTGCCCTGGAGATTGGGGTTGCGCTTGAGGTACTTGTTGTAGATGTAGGTGATGCGCCCCATATTGGCGCTCACCACAGCCCGCAGTGCCTCCGGGTCACGCCGGCCACGCGCTTCCTCACTGCCAGTGACGGTGGCGGTGCGCTCGACGGTGACAGTCCCCTCCTTCTTGAGCTGCACGCTGGGCACACTCGCGTCCAAGTCCCCGAGGAGGTCGTCGATGCCGCCGCTCTTCGTTGCTTCAAAGAGCTCTTCGAGGCCAGCACCTTTCCCCTGGGTTCCTTCCCGTCTTCCCACCCTAAGGTCGCTCTCACCGGCCACGGCAACCAATTCGTGCACCAGCCCCTTGTCCATTAGGATATCCACCAGGGTGCCACTCCGACCTCCCTCGCCGGTGCCAGAGATCAGTCCCAAAAGCCCCTTTGTGGTGACGGTCCGCGCCTCGGCTCCCCCTCCGCCGCCTCCCCGGCGAGCTGCTTCGGAGGTTCTCTCCGCTTCTTCCGCTTTGGGTTTCTCGGCAGTAGACGGGGCGGCCGGGCCACGCGCACTCTCTACCACCGGCTGGACCTGCGACCGAACGACAAAACGAGCAAAGCGCTGCGGCACTTTGTCCAGGTCCACCGGTTTTCGCTCGGTGATGGTCATTCCGCTCAACTGCCACACGGTGAATCCCACAACCAGAAGTAGACCGCTCAGCACCAGCTTGAACAGCGGCTCCTCGGTGAGGCTCTTGAGCAGGTTGCGCGTGAGCGAGAACTCCGTGGGCGGCGCCGTCACGGGCACTTTGACCCGTTCGCAGGCGAATTCCACCCGCGCCGGGCCCACATACAGGCAGCCCTGTTTTCCTGCGCTCAAGGGCAGAAGGTAGGAGGTGCCGCGGCGGGGTAGAAGGCCATGCTTGACCAAATCGTGCACTTTGAGCCGGGAGTCCTCGACCCAAACCTCACCTTGGACAAAACCTTGAATCTGCGCGACGAATCTTCCATTCAGCCACCCTAACAAGACATGCCGCTCGGGCACTCCTTCGCTCCGCACGACGACATCGTTTGCTGAGGCACGCCCAACGGTAAGACGTTCGCCCTCCCCTAACACGCGCTGAGCGGCGCCGTCGCCCTGGGTCACTTTGATCTGCAGCTGCTCAACGATTCGCTCTTTCGCCATCTCTTGCACACCACCTCATCCAACCCTGGCCACCTGCACTCCTGCCCATCTACTCTGCACGCAGCACCGCCAGGTTCATGTCATTGTAGCCCATCCGCCCGCAAGTCACCATCACACGCTTGAGCAGCTCAAAAGGCGTACTTTTGTCCCCTTGAATGGTGATGTTGCCAGCAAAGGTGCTCACCGCGCCCAGTTGCCCAATGCCTTCGGTCAGCGCACGAAGGTCCTGCAACTCTTTGAGGAGAGACGGGATCACCAGCTCCCCCCTTGCGAGGACTTCTGCGTTCCGCGCGATGGGGCGACCGTCCAAAAGGATCCACTCATGCGTAATGGCCACGATGGAGGTGGTCTTAGGCGGCAAGGTCGCAGTCGACTCCGGCAGGCGCAGGTCCCGCGCAATGGTCATAATCTGCCCTTCGGCCGAATAACTTTTCAGCAAGAAAACCAGCAAGATGGTGAACATGTCTATCATGGAAGTGAGGCGCAACGTAAAGCTTCCCGTGCGCCCGCGCCTGCGTGGCGGCAATGGCTGCCATCGTGCCGAATCCTGTGACGAGAACATGGAACCACCCACGGTCATAGTTCAGCCCGCCAGCGAAATGTTGGGGAACCCCGCCTCACGGCAGGTGTCCATCACCTTGACGATCACTTCATACAGAATAGCGGAGGCAGGCGAGATGACGATATCTTCGCTCTCCGGATACCTGGCCTTGACCGCCTTGAGCTGCGCTGCCAACCCCTTGTAATCGAACGCTCCACCCAGCTTAGGCAGTTTGGGATGGTTCATGTAGGGGCTGTTGAGCTGGAAACCGTCCTCTTCCACTGCCAGGATATTCAGGATGGCCGGCTTGTCTTGCGCCGCTACTCCACCCTTACGACCGGCAGCGGGCAGAGAGAGTTCCAGTACGGCGATCTTGACAAACACGGCGGTCAGAAGGAGAAACGGCACCAGAATCAGGAAGAGATTCATGACGCCAATGATGTTGACGTCCGCCTCGCCGCGAGTGCGGCCCCGCCCAAGTGCCGCTTTCAAGTTCATTGCCTACTCCCTGCCCGAAGTCACGCCGTGAAAAACGCGCGCCACACTCTCGTTGATCTCGTCGATCAACCCGTTGGTCTTCTCCTGCAGGTAGCCGTAGGCAAGCAGACAGGGAATGGCCACAATGAGGCCGAAGGCGGTGGTATTCATGGCCTGCGAAATGCCCACCGAAAGAAGCTCCGCCTTTTGTGCCGCCTCAGCTTGGGCGACGGCCTGGAAGGAGACAATGAGGCCAAAAATGGTTCCCAGCAACCCGAGCAGCGTCGCGACGTTGGCAATAGTCGAGAGGTAATGGGTGCGTTTCTCCAATTTGGGCACCTCTACCAACGCAGCCAGTTCGAATGCGCGTTGTACCTCCTTTTCGCCGCCGCCGTTGTGCAGTTGCTCCAGGCCGGCCCGGACAATCCGCGGCAGGGGAGCATCCGAACGTCGGGCATAGTCAATGGCGCGGGCAACGTTTCCGGAACGGACCAGCTCCAAAACCCGGCTGACAAATGCGCCGCTATCGATCCGCGTTTTGAACGCCAATACGATAATCCGCTCGATCGCTATCGCATAGCCGAACACCATCGCCAACGCGATGACGTACATGAACGGCCCACCGTGCTTAAAGAATGCGGCAATGGTCTCCAAACTCACTTCCTCCTCTTCTTTCCCATACCAGCCTCACCTGCCCAGCCTTTTGGTGCTGGTGGCAGATACACCTACCAAGGAATGTAGTCGAGCGCATGACGGTTGAGCGTCTTGCGCACCGCGTCTCGTTCAACAGGACGGAAGATCTCCTGAAAAAACGAACGGTCAATGCCAATATCATCCACACGCGGGTCGCTGCCCGGCACAATGAAGACAGCCTGCGGTTTTTCCAGACGTCCCAGCACCTCTATCTTGTTCACGAATACTTTCACCGCATCCTCTACCACTGAGGGGTCGCGGCTAGTGGCCTTCTGTTCCACGTCGGAGACGAGCTTGTTGAGTTTGTCCTCGACGGGCTTTTGCTGTCCCCAGGCTGGCACTGCACCGAACAACACTACCACCAACAGCAGAGCCCCAGCACACAAGCCTCGTGTACGCAACCGCATCTCCCTATCCCTTATTCGTCCCCGGCCTCTGTCCAGGTGCAGAGCCGTCGTCCGTTTGTAGCCCAGCGTCCGGCCCCAGCTCGATGAGAAGAGCTTGCAAGCGCTTGCGACTTTGGGCAACCCATTCATTGTCGATGTTACTCTCCTCGGCGCGGCGTACGTTGGCGCGGTAAGTCTCAAGGGCCTGCAGCTTGAAAGGCTGTGTCGTTTGCACCAGTTTCTCATCATACACCAGCCGTTCGTCTGGGGTCAGGTTGTCAGGCCGGGGAGACTCCAGGAAGGCACGCACGAACTCCTCGAATGCCAGGCCGATACGATAGGAAGCCGCCGTGGCCCATTCCGCCACCTTGTACTTGGCGGCATCCTTGTAGGCCTCAAGGACGCGCTTTAGCTCATCGCGCTTCCGCACCAGATTCCTCTCCAGGGGCGGTACGAGCTGGATGCGACAATAGTCCTGAAAAAGTATTTCACCGATCATGAACTGAGCATGAGCAGGCACGTAATCATCCACGACTTCACCGCGCAGGATGTAAGAGTTGTACTGGGCGATGGTTCTCGCAAAGGCCTCCTGGGCTGCTCGGGAGTCGCCCTGCTTAAACGCCATGTCGCCGATCTTGAAAAGTGCCTCCACGTGTTCATTGGGCTCTACGCCACTTAGCGCCACATAGCGTTCATAGACGCGCCGGGCAGCCGCCCAGTCCTGGAGATTCTCGTAGCAGGCTCCCGCATTGAATAACGCCCTCGCCAAATAGGTGGAGGTGGGCGCAACTTCGCCCAGGCGAACAAAATCTTGCGCCGCCTCCTGCCACTGCCCCATGCTCTGCCTCAGCACGCCCGCGCGGAAAAGGGCCTCGTCCACCAGTTTGCTGCGCGGATACGACCGAGGAAGGTCCTCGAAGAGCTGCACCGCATTTTCCGTCGCCCCGCTCTGTTCGAACAGAGCGGCGGCTTCGTACAGGGCGCGCTCCGCCACTTCCGGGTCCCGCGCGGAGCCCGCAAGGCGCGCAAATGCCGCTGCAGCATCCTGCAATCGCCCCTGACCTTTGAGCGCCTCTGCCGCCTTGAACCGGGACGACGCCACCATTCGCTGGGCCCGCTCCACATAGTCGGCAGAATCAGCATATGCCGTGGCAAGTCTATTGTACCACGCTTCCGCCTCCTCGTACTGCCCACTCTTGAACAGAGACTGGGCGATCATCGTAATGGCCTGGGCGGTGTACGGACCACGTTCGGGAATCTCGGCTACCTTTCGGTAAGCCTGAACCGCCAACGTGAAGCTTCCCAATTGATACAGGGTTTCGCCCAGTTTCATCAGCACCTCAGCCCGTTTCGGGCTCTGGGCGAGAAACCGCTCAAAGTCGTTGCACGCTTGCACCAGATGGGCCTGAGCGGGGTGTGCCACTCGCACGGGCTGCATGACCCCCGAGCCAAGGAAATCGTCAATATAGGCAGTCATCGAGTCGGCACGCACACCACCTTGGCAAAGTTGGTAGTAGCATAGTATGCGATTGTAGGCCGCCTGCTCCTTGAAGCGCTCGTCCTCATAGTTGGTCATGCACTGGTAATAGGCCTCTGCCGCTCGTTCAAAGTCCCCCACTTCGTACAGGCACTCGGCCAGGAGAAAGTTGACCTGAGAAGCCTTGTCACCATGTGGGAACTTGCTGAGGTATTGGGAAAACCTGTCGATAGCCAGACGGAAGGTGCGGACCTGGCGCTGCTCCTGAGCTTTGGCATGGTAGTACGTGCCCAACTCGAAGAGCGCCTCTTGCGCCAGTCGCAAGGCATTGGTGCGGATCTCGCCCTCCGGGTACTGGGCAAGCCATGCACTTCCGGGCCCAAAGTTGGCAGCCAGCACCTCGCGCGCCTGATTCGCCTTCTCCTCCTCCCCAGCCCGCTCATACGTCTCCACAATGCGCTTGTAGAGTACTGGCGCATCGTGATAGAAGGGAAAGACCTCGAGCATCGTTCTGTAGGTTTCAATGGCCTCGTCGTAGAAGTTACGCGCATTGTAGATGTCGGCCATCTTTAGAAAAATCTGGATCGGATAGTCGCGGTCCTGTTTGGTCTGGAAGAAGGCCCGAGCCTTGGCCGGGCCGCCGAACTCGGTGAAGGAGGCGGCGATGTATTCAATGGCCTCTCGACGCAGGTCAGCCTTGTTCTTGTTCCCTCCCGCAACGCGACTTCCGGACGCAATCGCCCGCGTTTCCTCAATCAAGTAGACAAAGCTGCTTATCGCGTTGGCGTAATCGTTAAGGTTGTAATAGGACCAGCCCAACTTGTACAGTCCCATCTCGAAATAGGGGCTATCCCACTTGTCGAGAAGACGGCGGTAATGAGTAATGGCCTGTTGGAATTCTCGACGTTCGAAGTAGTATTCGCCCAAACGAAAATCGGCCTCCGGTACCAGCGGGCTTGTTGGTGCCTCCGCCAGGAGACGATCGAAATATTCCCTGGCCCTGTCTCGATTTCCCTCGTCCAGATGACTCATCGCCAGGCGATACAGCACGCGGTCTTTGAAGTCGATGGTGGGGAAGAGGTCGAGGAGCTTGGTCGCTATGGCGATGGTCTTCTGCAGATTGATGCGTGGCATAGTGGGCGGAGACGGCAGAAGACCTTGGTCGTATTTCGCCATGTCCGCCTCGTAGACGGTCATCTGTCGCTGAAACTCCAGATCCGCCTTGCGGGCGTAGAGTTCGGCCAATTGGAACATCACCGTGGGGGTGAACTCAGCCCGCGGGTACTTCGCAAGAAGGGTTTCGTTCTCGCGAATCGCCTCGTGCAGACGCGCCTCCTCGATGGGGGAGATCTGGCCCTGGGTCACTACTTGCGCCAAAGCGCCAGGAGTCCCTCCCACCTCCAGGAGCAGTGCGATGACCAAAGCCCCACCAAGTTTCACCCTTTGGTGCCAGTGCCTTGTCCGTAGCCCTGTCATGTCCTAATGCTCCGGCCCACCAGGTCGTCCTTGAGCTCCTCCCGCCGTACCTTTGAGGAACAAAGCCCGCGACTTTCCATATTCGGCGTAGGCACGCCAACTTTTGCGTTCCATCTTTAGACTCAGGTTCTCACGCAACGCCGCGATGGTGGCATGCATTTCCAGGAACCGCCGGTGCTCCTCCACTATACTCTCCAACAGCGCGCGTCGCGTCTCATCGAGCCGCGCCTTCTCTTCCTTGAGGTATGGTGGCAGCCTGGGCCCGCCACCCACGTGCATTGCGTCCAAAAGACTCGCCTCCAACAGCAGCAGGTCCTCGCGCAGGCGCTCGACCTCCTTCTCCTGGGCACCCAGCAAGTCGGTCAATTGTTGCACTAAAGTGGACAGGTTGTCCTCTTCGGGAAACAGTTCAATGATCTTATCATAGACTTTTACTGCGTCATCAAACAGGCCTAGTTGCAGGTAACAACGCCCCAGCAAAAATAATGCCTCTTCGGTCTTCGGGTCCTGGGGGTGGCGGGACACGAGGGTTACCAATGGTCGCACGGCCCCCTCATAGTCGCCCATCTTCACCGAGGCCCAACCCCGCGCCAGCAGTGCCTCCGGGTAGCGACGGTGCTCGGGTGAGACGGCCGCAAAGTACCCCCGGGCCTCCTTGTAGTAGCCGAGCTCGTAGTAGAGATAACCCAGTGTCAGGCGCCCCTCGTCCACGATTGCGCGCCGCTCCTCAGATACTATCGGCAACGAGACCAATTTGCGAAAAACGGCCACCGATTTGGTGACACGCTTCATCTTGAGCAGCGAGAGCCCCACCGTGTACAGGCCGTAGCCGTAATAGTCGCTGCGAGGGTCCAGGTTGAGCAGGGCCTCCAGCGCGCTGGCATAGTCTTTTATGTTATAGTAGCTCTGGCCTGCGTAATAGCGAGCCTCATCGTCCACGTCCACCGGTCGCGGTGCCTGGAGGATGGCCTCGTACAGATGGAGACTTTCCTGGTATTTCCCCTGTTTGTAGGCCGTCTTTTGCAAGCCCAAGAGCCCCTTCGCCAGGAGAGGACTTCCGAAATAGTTCTTGACCAAATAGGTGTAAGTGGCGGCAGCGGCATTGTAAAGCTCCATCTCGTAAAGGCAGCCACCCAATAGGAGAAGCACCTCATCTATTCTCTTATACTCCGGGTAGTAATCCAAAACGAGCGCAAGGTCCCGTGCAGCCTGCCAATGTGATCCCGACTTGATGCGGTCTTTGGCCTCGCTCAAAAGCCGCTCCGCAATCCGCTCCATCTCCCGGTCTGCAGCCGGCTGCTGCGCCTCCACCGGCGCCGAATTCCAGGCGGCTATCACCACATAGACCGCCACTGCTATGTGCCATGCACCTCTGGACACCAGGGCTCCTCTCGGCTTTGCCCGACATTTCGGGCCCGGCTTGCTAAGGCTTCTCAGGCTTTTCCAATTCCTTTTTCATGGCCTCCATCTCGCGGGCAGCCTGCTCGCGTCGTTGTCGCAGGCGTTCGGCCTCCCGTTGAGCCTCCAGCTGCCGGAGCCTGGCCTCGCGTGCCTTTCTATCCAACTGGCGGAAGACGGTGAACCTGCGTGAGACCCCAACTGTGACCTTCCAGTCTGCGTACCGCTTATGGAACTCGTCCTCCACCTCGGCCCGCCGCGTCAGACTTACGTCCAACGCCAGATCACACACCAGCGAAAACGGGCCCAAGAAGCGGAGCCCCTGAGTCAAGCGTTGTGAATTCTGGTACCACCTTACAGAGGAGTTGTTCAAGAAAATCTCGCCCGTGTACTCGGTGAAAAGGTACGAGGAGCGTACGGGTACCTTGATGCCCACACCCATGAGAACTTGGTCAACCCGGGCGGTAAAGAAGCGATCAGTAAGGTCGTGATCGAGGTATCCCACGTTCACATGTGCCTTCAGGGGAGCGACAGGAAATGTGCGCCAAAGGTCAAAGGTGGCAATTCCCATGAGTGCTGCCGCCGTCTTTCCCGATGAGTAGGGCTCGAAGGGGACGTTGTGATACTCTGCCGTGGGCAACACGACCATAGGATACACCCCAACCCGCACGCTGTTCCACCTGAACGGGACCACCTTTAGCCCCAGCCTGGTGTCGCCCGGCATCGGCGTGAGCTGCTGGCCGTCATCCTGGTAGAGCGCCATACCCGCCGTGAGTTCGAACGTCTCCGACAGGGCGAAGGTCAGACTGGCATTGAGCGTAAAGTCTTTGACGAGCATGGAGGCGTTATCGCGCGCCTCGACAAAGCTCAGACCATGCGCGGTGACGTTCAGTTGTCCTGGGACAATCGCCTCTGCCGACTGCACGCGCAACAGGCCAGTGCCCCCAAGCATTGTCGACTGCGCAGACGCCGAAGGGGCTACGCCCATCAACACCGCGCCAAGACTCACCCCCAGAAGTATGTTCGCTTTTGACCTCTTCTTCATGCAGAGATCCCTTCGGCTGCCATGCATCTTTCCCTTTTGCGAGGGCCCGCAAGAATGGTAGTGCTGCGCCATTGTGGCCTCGTACCGGGTGAACCACGATTTTTAAATTTACACCCGCCCTGCCGCATTTGCAAGCCCTTTTTCGGCCCACACCTCATGCGCCCGTCAACATTGTGTTCAGCGTTCAGACATTCGAGCCCGTGCTCTCACACCATTCCCTTCCGGCGGCGCAAGAACCACTCCATGCCTAACAGGATGACGATAAGCCCGAGGATTGTGCTACTCGCCCAATAACGAAATTGTACCCGCCTCTCCTCCCGAGCAGGATTCAGAGCCAAGCTTTTCAGGAGCGGCGAAAGGTCATTCCACAAAGACAGCGCTCCTCCCGAACGCTCGGCCATCTGCTGCAATTCTTCGAGGTTGGAGGCTGTGTTGAGGAATTCGACGCTCCAACGGGTGACACTAAAATGGCCAGTATCAGCCAAAGCCTGACCCAACGGGACGACCGCATTGGCAGTAAACCGGTAATCCCCCTCGACACCAGCGATGAGCTTGCATTCATAGCGGCCAGCACCTACCTCTTCTAGTGTAAGCGCGCGAGTCGCCTCAGGGCCCGTCACCTGGACTTGAACTTTGGCTCCCTCTTGAGGTCGGAAATCGGGCGTGTACACTTGCGCAGAGAACAGAATTGGTTCCCCGCTTCGGTACAGCTGTCGGTCCGTCCTGACGCGCAACTGCCTGTGCTCTTCGCGCAGTGCAAGCCACCGGACAAGGTTCTGGACGAATTTGGGATAGACGGAGTCGTCACCCCTCACGCCCCACATCATCAGATGCCACCGCCAGAAGCCGGAGGCAAACAGGGCAACCGCTCTGTGCTCCGGTGTCTCTCGAGCGACGATGAGGGGCACCTCCTTGCCACGGGCTCGTGGGGTGGGCTGGCCCACCGCGAGCACTATGCTGTTGGGCCAGAGGGGCACCTCATAGTAGCGAGAGGGAACCGGCGGAAGCTCTTGCCACGCTGCAATGGCTGCCTGCGCGCTCTCCTCGACTGCTAACAGCGGGTGCGCGACACCCGAGGGCAAGAAGACGCTTCGCATCTCAACGGGGCCCACCTGCGGGGCCCGGCGCATAGGCAAATGCTCCCACAATGGGTTCAGCCGGGAGAACTCGAGATCCTCGCCGCCTGCCCAAAACAAAGGGAGGTTCCGGGAACTCAAGGCCTCACTCACCGCCTCCATTACCGTGGCCCCAGTTCCGGCCACCGGGAAATCAAGCAGGAAGAGGCAGTCGGCTTGTTGCAATGCATGGGCCACGCCGTCGGGGGTAGCGCGGTAGAAGCCGTCGCCACGCCGACAGATGTAGACCTGGGCTTCTACACTGGCATCGGCCTCAAGAGCTCGGGCCAGAAAGGCTGCGTCGTGGCTGGGCCTGCCCGCTATGAGGACCACTTTGATTTTTCCTGGGAGCGTCTTGACGACAAATTCGGCCTGGTTGTTCTCATAGGTCAGCTCACCGGCAAGATGCGAGGCCGAAACCACATACCGCTCCACCCCAGGAGCCTCCGGCTTGAACCGAAGGGTGACCCGCGTCTCGGGCTGCCGCGCCTCCAGTTGCACGCTCGTGGCATCAAGTATAGCCCCTCCTCTGCGCAACTCTATATTGACCTTTTCCATGGCAAAACCATGGTTCACCAACCGCACTTCCACCGGTACCTCGGTGCCCACATAGGCAAAATCGTTGGCTATCGCGGAGCGGAGGACCAAGTCTTGTTGGGGCTTGCTACTACCCACGGCGACGGGAAACAGAGGCACTGGGCTCTTTTCGCCCACCCGGGTCAGAGGTTCACCCATGTTTGCTGCACCGTCGGTCACAACGACCACCCCTGCGAGTGGCTGCCCGCGCAACTGCGCGATAAGCTCCTGTACCGTCTCCTCAATGTTTGTACCGAGGCCTTCGAAACGCAGCGTGTCCTGCCCTGGTCGAAATTCGCCCCCCAAGCCTGTGGAAAAGCCAAAGAATGGCATCCGTGCCTTCCTGGCGAGTGATAGAAGCCGTGCATCTCCCAACACCGCTGCGACCTGGGCGGGCCGGCTCCCGCTATCGTCTGCCAGGGCCATGCTCGCCGATTGGTCGACGAGCACCGGCAAGAGTGGCTTTTGTTCTAATGAGATGACACAAGTCAGCACAGGCTGAAACACGAGCAGGACCACCGCCACAAGGCACGCGGCGCGCAAGACAAGAAGCGTCCTCCTCACGAGGTTCGACACAACGGGGTTGGTCCGGCGATAGATAAAGACCGCTCCCGCAGTGGCGAGCAGTATGGCCAAAAGCAGCACCAAGAGGTTCCCTGCCAGCTCAATGTTCACGTGGCTTAGGGCGCGGTGCATGGGTTGTGCCTCGATAGGGTAGCTTCTTCTTCAAAGCCGAGAGTGAGCGCAGGCTCGGGACGGAGTTCATCAGCCGCGCGTTCGCCGCGCTCAATGCGGGAGAGCCCGGCGCGCGCGATCATCGCTGCATTATCTGTACACAGCTCCTGCGGCGGCACATAGAGCCGGCACCCTTGGCTCTCCGCCTCCGTTTCCAGTGCCTCGCGAAGAGCGGTGTTCGCAGCAACTCCACCGGCCAAGCAGATAGTGCGCATATGCCATTTCGCCGCCGCTGCCATTGTCTTCCTTACTAGGACGTCTACTACCGCTGCCTGGAAGCTCGCGGCTATGTCTGGCAGTTGCCGGCGCGCCTCCTCCTCCCCGAGGCCCTGCACGTAGTACAACACCGCCGTCTTAATCCCGCTGAAACTGAAGTCAAGATTGCCTTCCTCCATCATTGGCCGGGGAAAGGCTATAGCATGCGGGTTGCCAGATTCTGCCAGATGGGCAAGTGCTGGCCCTCCAGGGTACCCTAACCCCAATACGCGAGCGACCTTGTCAAAAGCCTCTCCCGCGGCGTCATCGATGGTTCGCCCTATGGTGCGGTACCGTCCCTCCGCCTCCACTATCACCAGCTGAGTGTGGCCTCCGGATACAATCAAACAGAGAAACGGCACCGGCGGCTTTGCCTGGCCGAGAAAGTTGGCAAAGATGTGGCCCTCCAGGTGATTCACCCCGACCCAGGGAATATTTAGGGCGAGGGCCATGCTCTTGGCCACGTTGAGTCCCACCAGGATAGACCCGGCCAGCCCCGGCCCGTAGGTGACCGCAATTGCCTCTAGGTCGCGTGTCTGAAGGTTGGCCAGGTCAAGCGCGTGTCTGATAACCGGAAGGAGCAGGCGCATGTGGGCGCGCGAGGCATACTCAGGGACCACACCCCCATACTCGCGATGAATGCCTTGCGAGGAGATGACGTTGGCCAGAATGCGGTCGTCATCCACGACTGCTGCGGCACTATCGTCGCAGGACGTTTCGATGCCTAAGATGCGCATAGGTTTTGGAGACGCTCGAAGCTGCGAGGCTGCCGGTGGGTTCAGCGCTCAAGCACGACTTTGAACCGTTGGGGTGATACATCCCGCCAGCTCACTCCCTCTGGGGTTTCGATCACCGCGGGAAAATCAACCTGCTCGGGCGAGGCAGGAAGTCTCCACTCCACGTACGCCGTGATCTGCTCGGCGCTCACCTTCGTCACCACATCGACCCCGCCCTCGATGGTCAGCGTTAACTTTGGGGGAACGACAAAGGCCCTGTATCCAGGGGGAATGTTGCGCGCTTGTACGGGAATATCGTGCATCACTCGCTCCATGAGCTTCTGCACGTCTGCCACCACTAGTACCTCGCGCCGGTTCACGGTAAGCTTTTGGTCCACCGGCTCCTCCAGCGGCACGCGCACTCGCACATCACGCGTCGCCCGAGCAAACTGACGGCTCTTTGTAGCCCATCGCTCGACCGTGCGCACCAGCGACTCCGGCCCTGCCACGCTTACCGATTCGGGCTCCACATGGACAGCTCCGACTACGGCATAACCGTTCAGGGGTTGCACGGTGACCTTAGGCTGCACCGGGATCGTGCGCTCCACGCGAGGTTCTAATACCAGGAGCGCCTCCTTAGGAGAGAGGACCTCCAACACCTCGATTCTGCCCCCATAGTCTGCCATTGTCACGTCCGTAACCCCCAAGGGGATGCGGTGGGTACCACGCCCCAGATTGGCATTGACCGTCACGGCAAAGTCGCGGCTGATGCTGATAGCTATAAGGGCGCGCCCCTGACCTCTGACGCGCACTCGTACGCTGAGGGGAGGGTCGTTGCCCAAGGTGAGGCCAGGAGTGATGCCCACGACCCGCAGTGGCACGTCGAAGACCCAGTCGTAGTAGTTCTCGGTCTTGACGTAGAGCCACAGCACCAAGGCGAGGACAAGCACCACGCCGGCAATCCTGTAACGCCTAAGCAGTGCGCGCGGTGCAACCACAGTTCTAGCCGCTCCATACTCTCCGTGACAGCTCCCGGCCGTCGTTGTCCGGGGCGGTGCCGATCAGGGAGATGCTATTTCTGAGAGAGGGTCGGAGCTTTGCCAATACTTATCTCGCCGTTGTCGATCCTGATGTTAAACCCGCACTCGGGATTGGAGCAAATCCAGGCCTTGTACATGATCGAGGCCCCCTCCCGTCCATAATCGGACAGCGGCAGCAGAACCCCTCTTCCGCACTTTTGACACGCCGGAAATGCATTCTCCATGGTCAATCCCTCTCCTCACGTTTGTAATTACCGCCCATCCCTCAGGCGCCTGCACCCAGACGCCCGGAGGACCTCACCATGTGCTGCATCGTCGACGGCACCTACCAGAACTCGCCCGACGACACAATGGCCGGTACACCAAGATAGTCCCCAGAGTGGAGATCCGGCGACTGGCTGTGAAGGAAAGTAGTCCTCAGCCCCTGGCCACCAC
It encodes:
- a CDS encoding TonB family protein encodes the protein MAKERIVEQLQIKVTQGDGAAQRVLGEGERLTVGRASANDVVVRSEGVPERHVLLGWLNGRFVAQIQGFVQGEVWVEDSRLKVHDLVKHGLLPRRGTSYLLPLSAGKQGCLYVGPARVEFACERVKVPVTAPPTEFSLTRNLLKSLTEEPLFKLVLSGLLLVVGFTVWQLSGMTITERKPVDLDKVPQRFARFVVRSQVQPVVESARGPAAPSTAEKPKAEEAERTSEAARRGGGGGGAEARTVTTKGLLGLISGTGEGGRSGTLVDILMDKGLVHELVAVAGESDLRVGRREGTQGKGAGLEELFEATKSGGIDDLLGDLDASVPSVQLKKEGTVTVERTATVTGSEEARGRRDPEALRAVVSANMGRITYIYNKYLKRNPNLQGKVSLDITITASGLVSKVEVVESTITDREFINELVNAVRRWRFDPIESGTVIVNYPFVFYRES
- a CDS encoding biopolymer transporter ExbD — encoded protein: MNLKAALGRGRTRGEADVNIIGVMNLFLILVPFLLLTAVFVKIAVLELSLPAAGRKGGVAAQDKPAILNILAVEEDGFQLNSPYMNHPKLPKLGGAFDYKGLAAQLKAVKARYPESEDIVISPASAILYEVIVKVMDTCREAGFPNISLAG
- a CDS encoding MotA/TolQ/ExbB proton channel family protein; this translates as MSLETIAAFFKHGGPFMYVIALAMVFGYAIAIERIIVLAFKTRIDSGAFVSRVLELVRSGNVARAIDYARRSDAPLPRIVRAGLEQLHNGGGEKEVQRAFELAALVEVPKLEKRTHYLSTIANVATLLGLLGTIFGLIVSFQAVAQAEAAQKAELLSVGISQAMNTTAFGLIVAIPCLLAYGYLQEKTNGLIDEINESVARVFHGVTSGRE
- a CDS encoding tetratricopeptide repeat protein, with the protein product MTGLRTRHWHQRVKLGGALVIALLLEVGGTPGALAQVVTQGQISPIEEARLHEAIRENETLLAKYPRAEFTPTVMFQLAELYARKADLEFQRQMTVYEADMAKYDQGLLPSPPTMPRINLQKTIAIATKLLDLFPTIDFKDRVLYRLAMSHLDEGNRDRAREYFDRLLAEAPTSPLVPEADFRLGEYYFERREFQQAITHYRRLLDKWDSPYFEMGLYKLGWSYYNLNDYANAISSFVYLIEETRAIASGSRVAGGNKNKADLRREAIEYIAASFTEFGGPAKARAFFQTKQDRDYPIQIFLKMADIYNARNFYDEAIETYRTMLEVFPFYHDAPVLYKRIVETYERAGEEEKANQAREVLAANFGPGSAWLAQYPEGEIRTNALRLAQEALFELGTYYHAKAQEQRQVRTFRLAIDRFSQYLSKFPHGDKASQVNFLLAECLYEVGDFERAAEAYYQCMTNYEDERFKEQAAYNRILCYYQLCQGGVRADSMTAYIDDFLGSGVMQPVRVAHPAQAHLVQACNDFERFLAQSPKRAEVLMKLGETLYQLGSFTLAVQAYRKVAEIPERGPYTAQAITMIAQSLFKSGQYEEAEAWYNRLATAYADSADYVERAQRMVASSRFKAAEALKGQGRLQDAAAAFARLAGSARDPEVAERALYEAAALFEQSGATENAVQLFEDLPRSYPRSKLVDEALFRAGVLRQSMGQWQEAAQDFVRLGEVAPTSTYLARALFNAGACYENLQDWAAARRVYERYVALSGVEPNEHVEALFKIGDMAFKQGDSRAAQEAFARTIAQYNSYILRGEVVDDYVPAHAQFMIGEILFQDYCRIQLVPPLERNLVRKRDELKRVLEAYKDAAKYKVAEWATAASYRIGLAFEEFVRAFLESPRPDNLTPDERLVYDEKLVQTTQPFKLQALETYRANVRRAEESNIDNEWVAQSRKRLQALLIELGPDAGLQTDDGSAPGQRPGTNKG
- a CDS encoding biopolymer transporter ExbD encodes the protein MFSSQDSARWQPLPPRRRGRTGSFTLRLTSMIDMFTILLVFLLKSYSAEGQIMTIARDLRLPESTATLPPKTTSIVAITHEWILLDGRPIARNAEVLARGELVIPSLLKELQDLRALTEGIGQLGAVSTFAGNITIQGDKSTPFELLKRVMVTCGRMGYNDMNLAVLRAE